From the Paenibacillus sp. genome, one window contains:
- a CDS encoding HAMP domain-containing sensor histidine kinase: MNFFGGYEYELSPVPLIVGTLYGGWQVGLALSLLGAAGQFPAEGVAMLQHAVLGSVLTAFVAALRAPFFASAFVKKLGWGAVYSAFAAGLTYAGEALLDAAPPPGVWMLYVATLLALLLCALTVGEHLREAIIHRKEIVRMEKLTATSSLAVIIAHELRNPLTTVKGFLQLIKRQNPSEQILYYANTAMQELSEAEKVIHTYLTITTLHEAAKSEVSLSNCIDRALTEIWPLIELKKIELIDAVSEDVMLSCNEGQLQLCLMHLLRNGANALHRGGKLTISSYWKGKELAIVIADNGIGMTEEQLEQLGMPKYNTRSSGTGTGLMYCYHFVHSLNGRLRIQSQPGRGTTVTVVIPDQRA, encoded by the coding sequence ATGAATTTCTTCGGCGGCTACGAGTACGAGCTCTCGCCCGTCCCTTTGATCGTCGGCACGCTGTACGGCGGATGGCAGGTAGGTCTCGCGCTTTCGCTGCTCGGCGCGGCGGGACAATTTCCGGCAGAAGGCGTCGCCATGCTGCAGCATGCCGTGTTGGGATCGGTGTTAACCGCTTTCGTCGCCGCCTTGCGGGCTCCGTTTTTCGCCTCCGCGTTCGTTAAGAAGCTTGGATGGGGGGCGGTGTATTCGGCGTTCGCCGCAGGGCTGACGTATGCGGGGGAAGCGCTGCTCGATGCCGCCCCTCCGCCGGGAGTATGGATGTTGTATGTTGCAACCTTGCTGGCGCTGCTGTTGTGTGCGCTTACGGTCGGCGAGCATCTTCGGGAAGCGATCATCCATCGGAAGGAAATCGTCAGGATGGAGAAGCTGACCGCCACCAGCTCGTTGGCCGTCATCATCGCGCATGAGCTCCGCAATCCGCTGACGACGGTGAAGGGGTTCCTGCAGCTGATCAAGCGTCAAAATCCGTCCGAACAAATCCTTTATTACGCCAACACGGCAATGCAGGAGCTCAGCGAAGCGGAAAAGGTTATCCACACCTATCTGACGATCACGACGCTGCACGAAGCGGCAAAGTCGGAGGTGTCGCTGTCGAACTGCATCGATCGGGCGCTGACCGAAATTTGGCCGTTGATCGAGCTGAAAAAAATCGAACTGATCGACGCCGTGTCGGAAGACGTGATGCTGAGCTGCAACGAAGGGCAGCTGCAGCTTTGTTTGATGCATTTGCTCCGCAACGGCGCCAATGCGCTGCATCGCGGCGGGAAACTGACGATTTCTTCGTATTGGAAAGGGAAAGAACTCGCGATCGTCATCGCCGACAACGGCATCGGGATGACCGAGGAGCAGCTGGAGCAGCTCGGCATGCCGAAGTACAACACGAGAAGCAGCGGCACGGGAACCGGGCTGATGTACTGCTATCATTTCGTTCATTCGTTGAACGGCAGGCTTCGCATACAGAGCCAGCCGGGCCGGGGCACGACGGTCACCGTCGTCATTCCGGACCAGCGGGCTTAG
- a CDS encoding fumarylacetoacetate hydrolase family protein: MKLVTFIENGEFRLGVATEKGVVDVAAAAAALASFAGAPTDVHAVIEGGQAAIEALSALVDAALSDANVSAQALKAEDALTFGPCVTRPNKIICVGLNYRKHAEETNAPIPQYPILFNKFNNTLTGHGHDVPLPRVSNAVDYEAELVIVIGKTAKYVDRENALDHVFGYCNVNDLSARDLQMRTPQWLLGKTCDKFSPLGPYLVTADEVGDPNALDIRCIVNGEVRQNSNTSDMIFRCDEIVSYISQHMTLVPGDIILTGTPEGVVLGYPEEKRVYLKPGDVVTIEIEKLGTLTNRMVAE, translated from the coding sequence ATGAAGCTGGTTACGTTCATTGAAAACGGGGAATTCCGGCTCGGCGTCGCGACGGAGAAGGGCGTCGTCGACGTCGCCGCCGCGGCGGCGGCTCTGGCGTCCTTCGCCGGAGCGCCTACGGATGTGCACGCGGTCATCGAGGGCGGACAAGCGGCGATCGAGGCGCTGAGCGCTCTGGTCGACGCGGCGCTGTCGGACGCGAACGTCTCCGCGCAGGCGCTTAAGGCGGAGGACGCCTTAACGTTCGGTCCGTGCGTCACGCGGCCGAACAAAATCATTTGCGTCGGTCTCAACTACCGCAAGCATGCGGAGGAGACGAACGCGCCGATTCCGCAGTATCCGATCTTGTTCAATAAGTTTAACAACACGCTGACGGGCCACGGGCACGACGTGCCGCTGCCGCGCGTTTCGAACGCGGTCGATTACGAGGCGGAGCTCGTCATCGTCATCGGCAAAACGGCGAAGTACGTCGACCGGGAGAACGCGCTCGACCACGTGTTCGGCTATTGCAACGTGAACGATTTGTCGGCCCGCGATTTGCAGATGCGCACGCCGCAGTGGCTGCTCGGCAAGACGTGCGACAAGTTCTCGCCGCTCGGCCCGTATCTCGTGACGGCCGACGAGGTGGGAGACCCGAACGCGCTCGACATTCGTTGCATCGTGAACGGGGAAGTGCGCCAAAACTCCAATACGTCGGATATGATTTTCCGCTGCGACGAAATCGTCAGCTACATCTCGCAGCATATGACGCTCGTGCCGGGAGACATCATCTTAACCGGAACGCCGGAGGGCGTCGTGCTTGGGTACCCGGAGGAGAAGCGGGTATACCTGAAGCCCGGCGACGTCGTGACGATCGAGATCGAGAAGCTCGGCACGCTCACGAATCGGATGGTGGCGGAATAA
- the rbsD gene encoding D-ribose pyranase → MKKGGILHPTLNRILAETGHTDLLTICDRGFPVPPGPERLDLALVDDVPTVVDVLRAIAGEFVIDRILVTEEMAAASPERFALLRETFGDVAFQVVTHERFKAICPESRAVIRTGDATPYANVMIVSG, encoded by the coding sequence ATGAAGAAGGGCGGCATCCTGCACCCGACGCTGAACCGGATTTTGGCGGAGACGGGGCATACCGACCTGCTGACGATTTGCGACCGTGGGTTTCCGGTCCCTCCGGGGCCGGAGCGGCTCGATCTGGCGCTCGTCGACGATGTGCCGACCGTGGTCGACGTGCTGCGGGCGATCGCGGGCGAATTCGTCATCGACCGGATCCTCGTGACGGAGGAGATGGCGGCGGCGAGCCCGGAACGGTTCGCGCTGCTGCGGGAGACGTTCGGGGACGTCGCGTTCCAGGTCGTGACGCACGAGCGGTTCAAAGCGATTTGCCCGGAGTCGCGGGCGGTCATTCGCACGGGAGACGCGACGCCGTACGCCAACGTCATGATCGTATCCGGATAG
- a CDS encoding LacI family DNA-binding transcriptional regulator, with amino-acid sequence MVTIYDIAKQANVSAMTVSRVINNTGRISEATRARVKQVMEELGYVPNSMARSLVKQETKMLSLLITDITNPFYTTLARGAEDAAKRNGYKLLFGNSDEDYGKERDYVDMVLSTRVDGVLFAPAGDASADHLRLLQRRGVPFVLLDREVPGIAADRVLGDSREGARRLTEHLIELGHRRIAMINGRQDVSTARLRYQGYLEALKLGDVPFDPSLVHEAGYTAADGVELADALLSAPEPPTAVFAANNFLALAVVRGLRDRGVRVPDDVSVVCFDDFGETFVLDPFLTAAQQPAYEFGSLGMQLLIERIQGAAGAEPRNVVLPSRLVIRQSSKAL; translated from the coding sequence TTGGTTACGATCTACGATATTGCGAAGCAGGCGAACGTGTCCGCCATGACCGTTTCCAGAGTTATCAATAACACAGGACGCATCAGCGAAGCGACGCGCGCGCGCGTCAAGCAGGTGATGGAGGAGCTGGGCTACGTGCCGAACTCCATGGCGCGCAGTCTCGTGAAGCAGGAGACGAAAATGCTGTCGCTGCTCATCACCGATATTACGAACCCGTTCTACACGACGTTAGCCCGAGGCGCCGAAGATGCGGCCAAACGGAACGGTTATAAACTGTTATTCGGCAACAGCGACGAAGATTACGGCAAGGAGCGCGATTACGTCGACATGGTGCTGTCCACGCGCGTCGACGGCGTCCTGTTCGCGCCCGCGGGCGACGCTTCGGCGGACCATCTGCGCCTGCTGCAGCGCCGCGGCGTTCCGTTCGTGCTGCTCGACCGGGAAGTGCCGGGCATCGCCGCCGATCGCGTGCTCGGCGACAGCCGGGAAGGCGCGAGGCGGCTTACGGAGCATTTGATCGAGCTCGGCCACCGGCGCATCGCGATGATCAACGGCCGGCAGGACGTGTCGACCGCGAGGCTGAGGTACCAAGGGTACCTGGAAGCGCTGAAACTTGGCGACGTGCCGTTCGATCCGTCGCTCGTGCACGAGGCCGGCTATACGGCGGCCGACGGCGTCGAACTCGCGGACGCGCTGCTGTCGGCGCCGGAGCCGCCGACGGCGGTGTTCGCGGCGAACAACTTCCTCGCCCTGGCCGTCGTACGCGGGCTGCGCGACCGCGGCGTCCGCGTGCCGGACGACGTGTCGGTCGTCTGCTTCGACGATTTCGGCGAAACGTTCGTGCTCGATCCGTTCCTGACCGCGGCGCAGCAGCCCGCCTACGAATTCGGCTCGCTCGGCATGCAGCTGCTCATCGAACGCATCCAAGGCGCGGCCGGCGCCGAGCCGCGCAACGTCGTGCTGCCGTCCAGGCTCGTCATCCGGCAGTCGTCCAAGGCGCTCTGA
- the helD gene encoding RNA polymerase recycling motor HelD: MPANELREYEKNRIERVRRIIAERMSRLEPELSGARESARDLRRRFWDDLSFNVGSAADRLETYAGMRQQSQLLAERDSTSARLSGALKTLAKQLEAPYFGAVTFREDGAADPETLYIGLASLLDEDGETFLVLDWRAPASTLFYDFEPGPAFYAAPDGDVRGTMERKLQFVFGGGELEGVFEAGVTIGDSLLGAMLAKTSDGAMRAIASTIQREQNRAIRNDDADVLIVHGPAGSGKTSAALQRAAYLLYKYRATLSSEQMLLFSPNAMFMGYVASVLPELGEEALRQETFPGYLERRLGSSFRLEHPLDALEALLNEPEEAAAERLAVSRVKSDPAFLAALTAFMDRLTAEELPFRAIRLEGRTLVDEQRMRELFLETGAKPWKTLSERFARFAKGVVRDLDACEAAERDREWVDERLETVDPETLRRAYKEVRKRQKGPEAVFNENELEERVLREMIVGERFDALRRRAKRLRCVDAAALYLRFLETYRSGDDAWRRGAERTAAAFADRRMPYEDAVPYLWLRDAMTGTPERRDIRHVLIDEAQDYSPLQLAYLRRLFPAARMTVVGDFRQTIFPHAASLRAASALDPAFDGASVAVVPFERTYRSTLDIVEFTRRLLPGGDGDYAPFDRRGAKPVLVLADDADSLAAAIARDVRALQTEGFPAAAIIAKTAAECDALYAALSPLIDGLERPERDAARLPRGVCLLPAALAKGVEFDAVLIADASARAYALERERKLFYAACTRAMHRLRLYAMGEPSPFVTGVDSSLYDVERAQRG; this comes from the coding sequence ATGCCGGCAAACGAACTGCGGGAGTACGAAAAGAATCGAATCGAACGGGTCCGAAGGATCATCGCCGAGCGCATGTCCCGGCTGGAACCCGAGCTGAGCGGAGCGCGCGAATCGGCGCGAGACCTGCGTCGCCGGTTTTGGGACGACTTGTCCTTCAACGTCGGCTCCGCCGCCGACCGACTGGAGACGTACGCGGGCATGAGACAGCAAAGCCAGCTGCTCGCCGAGCGGGATTCGACCTCCGCTCGTCTGAGCGGCGCCCTCAAGACGCTTGCGAAACAGCTGGAGGCGCCGTATTTCGGAGCCGTGACGTTTCGCGAAGACGGAGCCGCCGACCCCGAGACGCTTTATATCGGCCTCGCCTCGCTCCTCGACGAAGACGGCGAGACGTTCCTCGTGCTCGATTGGCGCGCGCCCGCCTCCACCCTGTTTTACGACTTCGAGCCCGGCCCGGCTTTCTACGCCGCTCCGGACGGCGACGTGCGCGGCACGATGGAACGCAAGCTTCAATTCGTCTTCGGCGGCGGCGAATTGGAAGGCGTATTCGAAGCCGGGGTGACGATCGGCGACTCGCTGCTCGGGGCGATGCTCGCAAAGACGTCCGACGGCGCGATGCGCGCCATCGCCTCGACGATCCAGCGCGAGCAAAACCGCGCGATCCGCAACGACGACGCGGACGTCCTGATCGTGCACGGCCCGGCCGGCAGCGGCAAAACGTCCGCGGCTCTCCAGCGGGCGGCCTACCTCCTATACAAATATCGCGCGACGCTTTCGTCCGAGCAGATGCTGCTCTTTTCGCCCAACGCGATGTTCATGGGGTACGTCGCTTCCGTCCTCCCGGAGCTTGGCGAGGAGGCGCTGCGGCAGGAAACGTTCCCGGGGTACCTCGAGCGGCGGCTCGGCTCGTCGTTCCGCCTCGAACATCCGCTCGACGCGCTCGAAGCGCTGCTGAACGAGCCCGAGGAAGCCGCCGCTGAACGGCTCGCCGTTTCTCGCGTCAAGTCCGACCCCGCCTTCCTCGCTGCGTTGACCGCGTTCATGGATCGGCTGACGGCGGAGGAGCTGCCGTTCCGCGCCATTCGGCTCGAAGGCCGAACGCTCGTGGACGAACAGCGCATGCGCGAGCTGTTTCTCGAGACGGGGGCGAAGCCGTGGAAGACACTTTCCGAACGGTTCGCCCGATTCGCCAAGGGCGTCGTTCGCGACCTTGACGCCTGCGAAGCCGCCGAACGGGACCGGGAATGGGTCGACGAGCGTCTCGAAACGGTCGATCCGGAGACGCTTCGCCGCGCCTACAAAGAAGTTCGCAAACGACAAAAAGGTCCCGAAGCCGTGTTCAACGAAAACGAGCTCGAAGAACGCGTGCTGCGGGAGATGATCGTCGGGGAGCGGTTCGACGCGCTGCGCCGCCGCGCGAAAAGGCTCCGCTGCGTCGATGCGGCCGCGCTGTATTTGCGGTTTCTAGAAACATACCGGTCCGGCGACGACGCGTGGCGGCGCGGCGCCGAGCGGACCGCGGCGGCGTTCGCCGACCGGCGCATGCCGTACGAGGACGCCGTCCCGTACCTCTGGCTGCGGGATGCGATGACGGGAACGCCCGAGCGCCGCGACATCCGCCACGTCTTGATCGACGAAGCGCAGGATTACTCGCCGCTGCAGCTCGCATACCTACGGCGGTTGTTTCCCGCCGCGCGCATGACGGTCGTCGGCGACTTCCGTCAGACGATTTTCCCGCACGCGGCGTCGCTCCGGGCCGCCAGCGCGCTCGACCCCGCCTTCGACGGCGCGTCGGTCGCCGTCGTGCCGTTCGAGCGGACGTACCGGTCAACCCTGGACATCGTCGAGTTTACGCGGCGGCTGCTGCCGGGCGGCGACGGCGATTACGCGCCGTTCGACCGCCGCGGCGCGAAGCCGGTCCTCGTGCTGGCGGACGACGCCGATTCGCTCGCCGCCGCCATCGCCCGCGACGTTCGCGCGCTGCAGACGGAGGGCTTCCCGGCCGCGGCGATCATCGCGAAGACGGCCGCGGAATGCGACGCGCTGTACGCAGCGCTCTCGCCGCTGATCGACGGCCTGGAGCGGCCCGAGCGCGACGCCGCCCGCCTTCCGCGGGGCGTCTGCCTGCTCCCGGCGGCGCTCGCCAAAGGCGTCGAATTCGACGCCGTGCTGATCGCCGACGCGTCGGCGCGCGCCTACGCGCTCGAAAGGGAGCGCAAGCTGTTCTACGCGGCGTGCACGCGGGCGATGCACCGGCTCCGGCTGTACGCCATGGGCGAGCCGTCGCCGTTCGTGACGGGCGTCGATTCGAGCCTGTACGACGTCGAGCGAGCGCAGCGGGGATAA
- a CDS encoding glucose 1-dehydrogenase — translation MRLADKVALITGSGSGIGKSSALLFAREGATVVVNDLDAEKGQETVNDIVSAGGKASFYQADVTNPEQVRAMIDAVVAEFGRIDVLFNNAGVSGVGMLHEVEPEAWDRVMTINIKGVFLPSKYALPYMMERKAGSIINMSSCIAEIGLARRASYSATKGAVLALTKSMQVDYAPYNIRVNALLPGTIFTPFVENYLRTSYDDPEAAIAQLKTRQLSGELGRPEDVAQAALFLASDESKFMMGSPLYIDGGVVFGKNA, via the coding sequence ATGAGACTCGCTGACAAAGTGGCGCTGATTACCGGATCTGGGTCGGGAATCGGCAAAAGCAGCGCGCTGCTGTTCGCGCGCGAAGGCGCGACGGTCGTCGTGAACGACCTCGACGCGGAGAAGGGGCAAGAGACGGTGAACGACATCGTCTCGGCCGGGGGCAAGGCGTCGTTCTATCAGGCCGACGTGACAAACCCGGAGCAGGTGCGCGCGATGATCGACGCCGTCGTCGCCGAGTTCGGGCGCATCGACGTGCTGTTCAACAACGCGGGCGTCAGCGGCGTCGGCATGCTGCACGAGGTCGAGCCGGAGGCGTGGGACCGCGTCATGACGATCAACATCAAAGGCGTGTTCCTGCCGTCGAAGTACGCGCTGCCGTATATGATGGAACGCAAAGCCGGCTCGATCATCAACATGTCGTCGTGCATCGCGGAAATCGGTCTCGCGCGGCGGGCGTCGTATTCGGCGACGAAAGGCGCCGTGCTCGCGCTGACGAAATCGATGCAGGTCGATTACGCGCCGTACAACATTCGGGTGAACGCGCTGCTGCCGGGGACGATTTTCACCCCGTTCGTCGAAAACTACTTGCGCACGTCGTATGACGACCCGGAAGCGGCGATCGCGCAGCTGAAGACGCGGCAGCTGAGCGGCGAGCTCGGCCGGCCGGAGGATGTGGCGCAGGCCGCCTTGTTCCTGGCATCGGACGAATCGAAATTTATGATGGGGTCGCCCCTGTACATCGACGGCGGCGTCGTGTTCGGGAAGAACGCATAG
- a CDS encoding amidohydrolase family protein: MNIDSHQHFWKYDPIEFEWTGGPDSPISRDFGPEQLKPLLAAHGFEGTVAVQARSSLEENEDLLELADRHEWIRAVVGWVDLRAPDVREQLARYAGHPKFKGVRHIVQAEPDDRFLLRDDFCRGVKALSEFGLTYDILIYHRHLPAAIEFVRRFPDQPFVVDHIAKPDIKGGALEPWAERIRELARFENVWCKVSGMVTEADWRGWKESDFEPYVNTVFEAFGPKRLMFGSDWPVCLLAADYGRTVELVERFVREWSKEERALLFGGNCAAFYGIGG, translated from the coding sequence GTGAACATCGATTCGCATCAGCATTTTTGGAAATACGATCCTATCGAATTTGAATGGACCGGAGGCCCGGACAGTCCGATCAGCCGCGATTTCGGTCCCGAACAGCTTAAGCCGCTGTTGGCGGCGCATGGCTTTGAAGGAACCGTCGCGGTGCAGGCGCGCAGCTCGCTCGAGGAGAACGAGGATCTGCTCGAACTCGCGGACCGTCACGAATGGATTCGCGCCGTCGTCGGCTGGGTCGACCTGCGCGCCCCGGATGTGCGCGAGCAGCTTGCGAGGTACGCGGGGCACCCGAAGTTCAAAGGCGTGCGGCATATCGTGCAGGCGGAACCGGATGACCGCTTTTTGCTGCGGGACGATTTTTGCCGCGGCGTGAAAGCGCTGTCCGAGTTTGGTCTCACGTACGATATTTTGATTTATCACCGGCATTTGCCCGCGGCGATCGAATTCGTCCGGAGGTTTCCGGATCAGCCGTTCGTCGTCGACCATATCGCGAAGCCGGATATCAAGGGCGGGGCGCTGGAGCCGTGGGCGGAGCGAATCAGGGAGCTGGCGCGCTTCGAAAACGTGTGGTGCAAAGTGTCGGGCATGGTGACGGAAGCGGATTGGCGCGGGTGGAAGGAGAGCGATTTCGAGCCCTACGTAAATACGGTATTCGAGGCGTTCGGTCCGAAACGGCTCATGTTCGGGTCGGATTGGCCGGTCTGCTTGCTCGCCGCGGACTACGGACGAACGGTCGAGCTCGTCGAGCGGTTCGTCAGGGAGTGGAGCAAGGAAGAGCGCGCGCTGTTGTTCGGCGGCAACTGCGCGGCGTTTTACGGAATCGGCGGTTGA
- a CDS encoding glucose 1-dehydrogenase — MKRLENRVALVTGGNRGIGEAIVYRLAEEGAHVAVNYPWDTMREQAEAVVRNAEALGVKAVAVRADVGVKAEVAAMFEQVRAALGDVEILVNNAGVAPFESFFKLKEETWDRTFNTNVKAIFLCSQLAAETMAAKRYGKIVNVLSTASLVVTSPVIPHYQSSKAAAHMLTKGMAIELGKYGINVNAVGPSTVDTDLCADYLADPEIRRKEIEANPMKRLGTARQIGDAVVFLASEEAMQVNGHLLMVDGGLSVKAAQPEDHLER, encoded by the coding sequence ATGAAAAGGCTGGAAAATCGAGTGGCGCTCGTCACGGGCGGCAATCGCGGTATCGGAGAAGCGATCGTGTACCGGCTCGCGGAAGAAGGAGCGCACGTCGCCGTCAACTATCCGTGGGATACGATGCGGGAACAGGCGGAGGCGGTCGTCCGCAACGCCGAAGCGCTCGGCGTCAAAGCGGTCGCGGTGCGGGCGGACGTCGGCGTGAAGGCGGAGGTCGCCGCCATGTTCGAGCAGGTGCGAGCGGCGCTCGGCGACGTGGAAATTTTGGTGAACAACGCCGGGGTGGCGCCGTTCGAATCTTTTTTCAAACTGAAAGAGGAAACGTGGGACCGCACGTTTAATACGAACGTGAAGGCGATTTTTCTATGCTCGCAGCTGGCGGCGGAAACGATGGCGGCGAAGCGCTACGGCAAAATCGTCAACGTGCTCTCGACCGCGAGCCTCGTCGTGACGAGCCCGGTCATCCCGCATTACCAATCGTCTAAAGCGGCGGCGCATATGCTCACGAAAGGGATGGCGATCGAGCTCGGCAAATACGGCATCAACGTGAACGCGGTCGGGCCGAGCACGGTGGACACGGACTTGTGCGCCGACTATTTGGCCGATCCCGAAATTCGCCGCAAGGAAATCGAAGCGAACCCGATGAAGCGGCTCGGCACCGCGCGCCAAATCGGCGATGCGGTCGTCTTCCTCGCTTCCGAAGAAGCGATGCAGGTGAACGGCCATTTGCTGATGGTGGACGGGGGGCTCAGCGTGAAGGCGGCGCAGCCCGAAGACCATCTGGAACGGTAA
- a CDS encoding chromate transporter, translating to MAHSFVQTWKQLPAIFMCFLKIGPVTFGGGYAMIPLIEREVVEKRKWLETKDVADVFAVAESIPGAIAINSATFIGYRLAGAPGAIAAMAGVLLPTFLIVLMLSVFFLQVQDHPKVEAAFQGIRAAIVALICYAGVKIGKTAVLDKTTLAVALATVGLLFFSHLHPALMIVAGFFVGAALVALRTKMGLKTKLEGQHYEEREWGFMMGDGI from the coding sequence GTGGCCCATTCTTTCGTTCAAACTTGGAAACAGCTGCCCGCGATTTTCATGTGCTTCTTGAAAATCGGGCCTGTAACGTTCGGCGGCGGGTACGCGATGATCCCGCTCATCGAACGGGAAGTCGTCGAGAAACGAAAATGGCTGGAAACGAAAGACGTCGCCGATGTGTTCGCGGTGGCGGAGTCGATTCCGGGCGCCATCGCGATCAATTCCGCAACGTTCATCGGCTACCGACTCGCCGGCGCGCCGGGGGCGATCGCGGCGATGGCGGGCGTGCTGCTGCCGACCTTCCTCATCGTCCTTATGCTTTCCGTCTTTTTCCTCCAGGTGCAGGATCACCCGAAAGTCGAGGCGGCGTTCCAAGGCATCCGCGCTGCGATCGTCGCGCTGATCTGCTACGCCGGCGTCAAAATCGGCAAAACGGCCGTGCTCGACAAAACGACGCTCGCCGTCGCGCTCGCGACGGTCGGACTGCTGTTTTTCTCGCATCTGCACCCGGCGCTGATGATCGTCGCTGGTTTTTTCGTCGGCGCCGCGCTGGTCGCTTTGCGCACGAAGATGGGCCTTAAGACGAAGCTCGAGGGCCAGCATTACGAGGAACGCGAATGGGGCTTCATGATGGGAGATGGCATCTAG
- a CDS encoding UxaA family hydrolase, producing the protein MSSIMAYERPNGDIGIRNHLLIIPTVICSNQVVSRIAQLVPGTVAIPHQHGCSQIGSDKERTFNVLAGTGKNPNVGGVLIVSLGCEVVDPAALAEEIRKTGKSVEWFDIQSVGGSVKAIQHGVELARRMKAELDRQPKTPVPLSKLKVGVKCGGSDATSGLASNPALGAASDALIAQGGGIVIGETTEIIGAEHVLAGRCETPETKSRLFEIVDRFEREVERMGADMRGGNPSPGNIAGGLSTIEEKSLGCISKCGSAPIRGVIEYAEDIPEGGLYFMDSPGNDIECVSGMAAGGAHIVCFTTGRGTPTGAAVVPVIKITANRRMYEMMSDNMDVDVSGMLTGEMTLEEAGDAIWREIVEVAGGKLTKAEILGHQEFSINRIGPSL; encoded by the coding sequence ATGAGCTCGATCATGGCGTACGAAAGGCCGAACGGCGACATCGGCATCCGCAATCATTTGTTGATCATTCCGACCGTCATCTGTTCGAACCAAGTGGTAAGCCGCATCGCGCAGCTCGTGCCCGGCACGGTGGCGATTCCGCATCAGCACGGCTGCAGCCAGATCGGTTCGGATAAGGAGCGGACGTTCAACGTGCTCGCCGGCACCGGGAAAAACCCGAACGTCGGCGGCGTCCTCATCGTCAGCCTCGGCTGCGAAGTCGTCGACCCGGCGGCGCTGGCGGAAGAAATCCGAAAGACCGGCAAGAGCGTCGAATGGTTCGACATTCAGTCGGTCGGCGGCTCGGTGAAAGCGATTCAGCACGGCGTCGAGCTGGCGCGCCGGATGAAGGCCGAGCTCGATCGCCAGCCGAAAACGCCGGTGCCGCTCAGCAAGCTGAAGGTCGGCGTCAAGTGCGGCGGCTCCGACGCGACGTCGGGCCTCGCGTCCAACCCGGCGCTCGGCGCGGCGTCGGATGCGCTCATCGCGCAGGGCGGCGGCATCGTCATCGGCGAGACGACGGAAATCATCGGCGCGGAGCATGTGCTCGCGGGGCGCTGCGAGACGCCCGAGACGAAGAGCCGGCTGTTCGAAATCGTCGACCGGTTCGAGCGGGAGGTCGAACGGATGGGCGCCGACATGCGCGGCGGCAACCCGAGCCCGGGCAACATCGCCGGCGGATTGTCGACGATCGAGGAGAAGTCGCTCGGCTGCATCAGCAAATGCGGTTCGGCGCCGATCCGCGGCGTCATCGAATACGCAGAGGACATTCCGGAGGGCGGCCTCTACTTCATGGATTCGCCCGGGAACGACATCGAGTGCGTCTCGGGCATGGCGGCCGGCGGGGCGCACATCGTCTGCTTCACGACGGGGCGCGGCACGCCGACGGGCGCCGCGGTCGTGCCGGTCATTAAAATTACGGCGAACCGCCGCATGTACGAAATGATGAGCGACAACATGGACGTCGACGTGAGCGGCATGCTGACCGGCGAAATGACGCTCGAGGAAGCGGGCGATGCGATTTGGCGGGAAATCGTCGAGGTGGCGGGCGGCAAGCTGACGAAGGCGGAAATTCTCGGGCATCAAGAGTTCAGCATCAATCGAATCGGACCGAGCTTGTAA
- a CDS encoding UxaA family hydrolase has product MAGDIEAGADAIRMHADDHVATALRDVKAGETVSFRFGGERLQVTALDDVAFGHKIALMFIPEGTHVKKYGEVIGRATTNIEAGRHVHVHNIEGIRGRGDQAAKGASA; this is encoded by the coding sequence ATGGCAGGTGACATTGAGGCCGGGGCGGACGCCATTCGGATGCACGCGGACGACCATGTGGCGACGGCGCTCCGCGACGTGAAAGCCGGCGAAACGGTGTCGTTTCGGTTCGGCGGAGAGCGCTTACAAGTGACGGCGCTCGACGATGTGGCGTTCGGGCACAAGATCGCCCTTATGTTCATTCCGGAAGGAACGCATGTGAAGAAATACGGCGAAGTGATCGGCCGCGCGACGACGAACATCGAAGCGGGCCGGCACGTGCACGTCCACAACATCGAAGGCATTCGCGGCCGCGGCGATCAAGCGGCGAAAGGAGCGAGCGCATGA